The following coding sequences are from one Salmo trutta chromosome 36, fSalTru1.1, whole genome shotgun sequence window:
- the LOC115175752 gene encoding CMP-N-acetylneuraminate-beta-galactosamide-alpha-2,3-sialyltransferase 1 isoform X1, whose product MYLSMQKNFRAFTVLAFIVTFTTFLFSFTLRDPSLYFFKYAIHKSDNFFSKGQCGCRQCMTELEDDPWFTERFNQSVHPLMSRRNSLLTDDTYHWWQQLQGHKDPANFSEVVEKLFQVIPDDDDLYKDAGPERCRTCAVVGNSGNLKGSRYGPLIDSSDVIIRMNMAPTSGFEKDVGSRTTHHVMYPESAIDLDNTTSLLLIPFKTLDLQWITSALTTGSINETYVPVQSRIKANKNRVLIYSPAFFKYVSDTWLESKGRYPSTGFLSLLFAVHICDKVSVYGFGADQYGNWHHYWENNYNGGNFRETGVHDADHEYNVTLLLADKHKINIFKGF is encoded by the exons ATGTATCTATCGATGCAGAAGAACTTCAGGGCATTTACTGTGTTAGCCTTTATTGTAACTTTCACCACTTTCCTCTTCAGTTTCACGTTGAGAGATCCCTCTCTGTACTTCTTCAAATATGCCATACATAAGTCGGACAACTTCTTCTCTAAAGGCCAGTGTGGCTGTCGACAGTGTATGACAGAGCTGGAGGACGACCCCTGGTTCACTGAGCGGTTCAACCAGTCAGTCCACCCTCTGATGTCTAGGAGGAACAGCCTGCTGACTGACGACACATACCACTGGTGGCAG CAATTGCAGGGACATAAGGACCCGGCCAACTTCAGCGAGGTGGTGGAGAAGTTGTTCCAGGTCATCCCTGATGATGACGACCTCTACAAGGACGCGGGGCCTGAGCGCTGTAGGACCTGTGCTGTGGTGGGGAATTCTGGGAACCTCAAGGGCTCCCGCTACGGACCCCTCATCGACTCCAGTGATGTCATCATCAG AATGAACATGGCTCCTACCTCTGGCTTTGAGAAGGATGTTGGGAGTCGGACTACGCATCATGTCATGTACCCAGAGAGCGCAATAGATCTGGACAACACCACCAGTCTTCTGCTCATCCCCTTCAAGACTCTGGACCTGCAGTGGATCACCAGTGCCTTGACCACCGGCTCCATCAACGA AACATACGTTCCAGTCCAGTCCAGGATTAAAGCAAACAAGAACAGG gtGTTGATATACAGCCCAGCCTTCTTTAAATATGTCTCTGACACATGGCTGGAGAGTAAAGGCCGGTATCCCTCCACTGGCTTCCTCAGCCTATTGTTCGCCGTGCACATCTGCGATAAG GTGAGTGTGTACGGGTTTGGAGCGGACCAGTATGGGAACTGGCACCACTACTGGGAAAATAATTACAACGGAGGCAATTTCCGCGAAACCGGGGTGCATGATGCGGACCATGAGTACAACGTCACCCTGCTTCTGGCTGACAAACACAAGATCAATATTTTCAAAGGCTTCTGA
- the LOC115175752 gene encoding CMP-N-acetylneuraminate-beta-galactosamide-alpha-2,3-sialyltransferase 1 isoform X2, producing MTELEDDPWFTERFNQSVHPLMSRRNSLLTDDTYHWWQQLQGHKDPANFSEVVEKLFQVIPDDDDLYKDAGPERCRTCAVVGNSGNLKGSRYGPLIDSSDVIIRMNMAPTSGFEKDVGSRTTHHVMYPESAIDLDNTTSLLLIPFKTLDLQWITSALTTGSINETYVPVQSRIKANKNRVLIYSPAFFKYVSDTWLESKGRYPSTGFLSLLFAVHICDKVSVYGFGADQYGNWHHYWENNYNGGNFRETGVHDADHEYNVTLLLADKHKINIFKGF from the exons ATGACAGAGCTGGAGGACGACCCCTGGTTCACTGAGCGGTTCAACCAGTCAGTCCACCCTCTGATGTCTAGGAGGAACAGCCTGCTGACTGACGACACATACCACTGGTGGCAG CAATTGCAGGGACATAAGGACCCGGCCAACTTCAGCGAGGTGGTGGAGAAGTTGTTCCAGGTCATCCCTGATGATGACGACCTCTACAAGGACGCGGGGCCTGAGCGCTGTAGGACCTGTGCTGTGGTGGGGAATTCTGGGAACCTCAAGGGCTCCCGCTACGGACCCCTCATCGACTCCAGTGATGTCATCATCAG AATGAACATGGCTCCTACCTCTGGCTTTGAGAAGGATGTTGGGAGTCGGACTACGCATCATGTCATGTACCCAGAGAGCGCAATAGATCTGGACAACACCACCAGTCTTCTGCTCATCCCCTTCAAGACTCTGGACCTGCAGTGGATCACCAGTGCCTTGACCACCGGCTCCATCAACGA AACATACGTTCCAGTCCAGTCCAGGATTAAAGCAAACAAGAACAGG gtGTTGATATACAGCCCAGCCTTCTTTAAATATGTCTCTGACACATGGCTGGAGAGTAAAGGCCGGTATCCCTCCACTGGCTTCCTCAGCCTATTGTTCGCCGTGCACATCTGCGATAAG GTGAGTGTGTACGGGTTTGGAGCGGACCAGTATGGGAACTGGCACCACTACTGGGAAAATAATTACAACGGAGGCAATTTCCGCGAAACCGGGGTGCATGATGCGGACCATGAGTACAACGTCACCCTGCTTCTGGCTGACAAACACAAGATCAATATTTTCAAAGGCTTCTGA